A stretch of Camelina sativa cultivar DH55 chromosome 18, Cs, whole genome shotgun sequence DNA encodes these proteins:
- the LOC104761873 gene encoding uncharacterized protein LOC104761873, producing MAMYIRVKRMKTTYFIQCDPTETGLDVKQKLFALIEQPVSNQRLVLMSTEEILEDSKTLADQKVENDAVVALALRKDDNEFEDVNIAQPTDFSIS from the exons ATG GCCATGTATATTCGTGTGAAGCGCATGAAAACAACTTACTTTATCCAGTGTGATCCAACAGAGACTGGTTTGGATGTTAAGCAGAAACTGTTTGCCCTCATTGAGCAACCAGTTAGCAATCAGCGTCTGGTTTTAATGTCTACTGAAGAAATATTAGAAGACTCAAAGACTTTAGCGGATCAGAAG gttgaGAATGATGCAGTCGTGGCTCTGGCTTTGAGGAAAG ATGATAACGAGTTTGAGGATGTCAACATTGCTCAGCCCACCGACTTCTCGATTTCATGA